The proteins below come from a single Etheostoma spectabile isolate EspeVRDwgs_2016 chromosome 4, UIUC_Espe_1.0, whole genome shotgun sequence genomic window:
- the gnl3l gene encoding guanine nucleotide-binding protein-like 3-like protein: protein MSKAKQKRAKRLGFIGKVKTKDGQKDDALGRTKNSEQSSVQHVKVSRKPDEIRKQRLQDLQDRQKISRERDLMKRRNLQSFQNDILQRQREFEQKEIEMQSLEKNVNFENENSRKAYYREFKKVVEASDVILEVLDARDPLGCRCPQVEQAVIQSGMNKKIVLVLNKIDLVSKEIVEKWIKYLRNEFPTVAFKASTQQQTKNLKRSKVPVTQATTELLSTSACIGADCLMKLLGNYCRNLDIKTAITVGVVGFPNVGKSSLINSLKRTRACNIGATPGVTKCLQEVHLDKHIKLLDCPGIVMATSTTDAAMILRNCVKIEQLVDPLSPVEAILRRCNKAQIMEHYGVSDFHTALEFLAMLARRQGKLRKGGLPDTDKAAKSVLMDWTGGRISYFTHPPETHTLPTHVSAEIVTEMGKAFDWDELEKGNQEVLAESSCPDIQMGFCMETTGMTQGGQGETLSDLEVVGGSLEEPEFKDETESMEDGQDPEFGPMTVEIKSQRSKTVFASNDTATRAPDLKDILDVDPLQQGQALLAAGKRRKKQQKRADKIATQLSDTLTAAMDFSFSDS from the exons AACAAAAACGAGCTAAACGTCTCGGCTTTATCGGAAAAGTTAAG ACTAAAGATGGACAAAAGGATGATGCTTTAGGCCGGACAAAGAATTCAGAACAGTCATCTGTGCAGCATGTCAAAGTCAGCAGAAAGCCAGATGAAATCCGGAAGCAAAGG CTTCAGGACCTCCAGGACAGGCAGAAAATCTCTAGAGAACGAGACCTGATGAAGAGAAGGAATTTGCAAAGCTTTCAGAATGACATCCTACAGCGGCAACGAGAGTTTGAGCAAAAG GAGATCGAGATGCAGAGTTTGGAGAAGAATGTAAATTTCGAAAATGAGAATTCAAGAAAGGCATATTATAGAGAATTTAAAAAG gtaGTGGAGGCCTCAGATGTGATTTTGGAGGTTTTGGATGCACGGGACCCTCTTGGCTGCAGATGTCCTCAGGTGGAGCAGGCAGTTATTCAAAGTGGAATGAACAAGAAGATAGTTTTAGTACTTAATAAAATTG ATTTGGTGTCAAAGGAAATTGTGGAAAAGTGGATTAAGTATCTTCGTAATGAGTTTCCTACAGTAGCTTTCAAAGCATCTACTCAACAACAGACCAAGAACTTG AAACGCAGTAAAGTTCCAGTTACACAAGCCACCACAGAGCTTCTTAGTACCAGTGCTTGTATTGGCGCAGATTGCTTGATGAAGCTACTTGGCAACTACTGCCGCAACCTAGACATAAAAACGGCCATCACCGTAGGTGTTGTAG GTTTTCCTAACGTGGGAAAGAGTAGTTTGATCAACAGTTTGAAACGGACACGAGCGTGTAATATCGGAGCCACTCCTGGTGTCACCAA GTGCCTTCAAGAGGTGCATTTGGACAAACACATTAAGCTTCTCGATTGCCCCGGCATTGTCATGGCAACTTCAACGACTGATGCAGCCATGATTCTTCGTAACTGTGTGAAAATTGAACAGCTTGTAGATCCTCTTTCACCTGTTGAAGCCATCCTTCGACGCTGTAACAAGGCGCAG ATCATGGAGCACTATGGAGTTTCAGACTTTCACACAGCTCTGGAGTTCTTGGCAATGCTTGCTCGACGTCAAGGCAAACTAAGAAAGGGAGGACTGCCTGACACTGACAAAGCCGCAAAGAGCGTGCTAATGGACTGGACAGG GGGAAGGATCAGCTACTTTACGCATCCTCCAGAGACGCACACTCTTCCCACACATGTCAGCGCTGAGATTGTTACAGAGATGGGTAAAGCTTTTGACTGGGATGAGCTGGAAAAAGGAAATCAGGAGGTTCTTGCAG AGTCGTCTTGTCCTGACATCCAAATGGGATTTTGCATGGAAACCACTGGAATGACACAAGGTGGCCAGGGTGAAACACTTTCTGACCtggaggtggtgggggggtcCTTGGAAGAGCCAGAATTTAAAGACGAAACTGAATCCATGGAGGATGGCCAGGACCCAGAG TTTGGTCCAATGACAGTGGAGATCAAGTCTCAGAGGTCAAAGACTGTCTTTGCTTCAAATGATACTGCAACCAGGGCTCCAGATTTAAAGGATATCTTGGATGTAGATCCTCTACAGCAGGGTCAGGCGCTTCTGGCTGCCGGCaagaggaggaaaaagcaacagaaaagaGCTG ACAAAATTGCCACCCAACTATCAGACACCTTGACAGCTGCAATGGACTTCTCATTTTCAGATAgctga
- the tfe3b gene encoding transcription factor E3b isoform X1 produces MSSRVLLRQQLMREQAQEQERREAQQQASASQLRASDSTPAISVTLPPNAARPPPAQVPVEVLKVQTHLENPTRYHIQQAQRQQVKQYLSTTLGNNATTQTMGVSPVPQSSSAPEVAPTASSVPNSPMALLNIGSNKEEIDDVIDDIISLESSFNDDIITLIDSGLQLPSTLPGNLLDIYHSPGMAAPTFTVSNSCPADLPKVKREITDADNKALMKERQKKDNHNLIERRRRFNINDRIKELGTLIPKSSDPYHNDVSEMRWNKGTILKASVDYIRKLQKEQQRAKDIEMRQKKLEHANHSLMLRIQELEMQARLHGLSSDPSLLHQQQVPHSGPSLSPSAGGVSSQNLLNLGMAGIGQPLPASFLSPPSSDSPAGVTISSPLDLGSLSFAELDDTSASALYPDVGLGDILMDDGCTLSPERAVEPLFSPLSPGASKTSSRSSSLEMDEDL; encoded by the exons ATGTCGTCACGTGTGTTGCTGAGGCAGCAGCTGATGCGAGAACAAGCCCAGGAGCAGGAGCGACGTGAGGCCCAGCAGCAGGCCTCTGCCTCTCAGCTCCGGGCCTCTGACTCCACTCCAGCCATTTCTGTCACACTGCCCCCAAATGCTGCCCGTCCCCCTCCAGCACAGGTGCCTGTGGAGGTGCTGAAA GTGCAGACCCACTTGGAGAACCCCACCAGGTACCACATCCAGCAGGCACAGAGGCAACAGGTGAAGCAGTACCTTTCCACCACTCTGGGCAACAACGCGACTACTCAGACCATGGGTGTGTCCCCTGTGCCGCAGTCCAGTTCTGCCCCTGAAGTCGCTCCTACTGCCAGCAGTGTCCCTAACAGTCCTATGGCTCTGCTTAACATCGGATCCAACAAGGAGGAA ATTGACGATGTGATCGACGACATCATTAGTCTTGAATCCAGTTTTAATGACGACATCATTACGTTGATTGACTCAGGTCTTCAGTTGCCCAGCACG CTCCCAGGAAATCTTTTGGATATATACCACAGCCCTGGAATGGCAGCACCTACTTTCACTGTCAGCAACTCCTGCCCTGCTGATCTTCCAAAAGTTAAAAGAGAAATTACTG ATGCAGATAACAAAGCACTTATGAAAGAAAGGCAGAAAAAAGACAACCATAATCTTA TCGAGAGGAGGCGAAGATTCAACATCAATGACCGTATAAAGGAGTTGGGAACTTTGATACCCAAGTCAAGTGACCC ATATCACAATGATGTCAGCGAGATGCGCTGGAATAAAGGCACCATACTGAAAGCTTCCGTAGACTACATCAGGAAGTTGCAGAAGGAGCAGCAAAGAGCCAAGGATATTGAGATGCGTCAGAAAAAGCTGGAACATGCAAACCACAGTCTAATGTTACGCATCCAG GAACTGGAAATGCAGGCACGTCTTCACGGCCTGAGCTCCGACCCCTCTCTGCTGCATCAACAGCAGGTCCCACATAGTGGCCCGTCTCTGTCTCCCAGTGCAGGAGGAGTCTCCTCCCAAAACCTTCTAAATCTGGGCATGGCAGGCATTGGACAGCCTCTGCCAGCCTCCTTCCTGTCCCCGCCCTCCTCGGACTCTCCTGCAGGAGTCACCATCAGCAGCCCCCTGGACCTGGGCAGCCTGAGCTTTGCCGAGCTAGACGACACCTCTGCCTCTGCACTCTATCCTGACGTGGGCTTGGGAGACATTCTAATGGACGATGGGTGCACCCTGTCTCCAGAGAGGGCGGTGGAGCCGCTGTTTTCTCCTTTGTCACCAGGTGCCTCTAAAACCAGCAGTCGCAGCAGCAGCCTTGAAATGGACGAGGACTTGTGA
- the tfe3b gene encoding transcription factor E3b isoform X2, protein MSSRVLLRQQLMREQAQEQERREAQQQASASQLRASDSTPAISVTLPPNAARPPPAQVPVEVLKVQTHLENPTRYHIQQAQRQQVKQYLSTTLGNNATTQTMGVSPVPQSSSAPEVAPTASSVPNSPMALLNIGSNKEEIDDVIDDIISLESSFNDDIITLIDSGLQLPSTLPGNLLDIYHSPGMAAPTFTVSNSCPADLPKVKREITDADNKALMKERQKKDNHNLIERRRRFNINDRIKELGTLIPKSSDPEMRWNKGTILKASVDYIRKLQKEQQRAKDIEMRQKKLEHANHSLMLRIQELEMQARLHGLSSDPSLLHQQQVPHSGPSLSPSAGGVSSQNLLNLGMAGIGQPLPASFLSPPSSDSPAGVTISSPLDLGSLSFAELDDTSASALYPDVGLGDILMDDGCTLSPERAVEPLFSPLSPGASKTSSRSSSLEMDEDL, encoded by the exons ATGTCGTCACGTGTGTTGCTGAGGCAGCAGCTGATGCGAGAACAAGCCCAGGAGCAGGAGCGACGTGAGGCCCAGCAGCAGGCCTCTGCCTCTCAGCTCCGGGCCTCTGACTCCACTCCAGCCATTTCTGTCACACTGCCCCCAAATGCTGCCCGTCCCCCTCCAGCACAGGTGCCTGTGGAGGTGCTGAAA GTGCAGACCCACTTGGAGAACCCCACCAGGTACCACATCCAGCAGGCACAGAGGCAACAGGTGAAGCAGTACCTTTCCACCACTCTGGGCAACAACGCGACTACTCAGACCATGGGTGTGTCCCCTGTGCCGCAGTCCAGTTCTGCCCCTGAAGTCGCTCCTACTGCCAGCAGTGTCCCTAACAGTCCTATGGCTCTGCTTAACATCGGATCCAACAAGGAGGAA ATTGACGATGTGATCGACGACATCATTAGTCTTGAATCCAGTTTTAATGACGACATCATTACGTTGATTGACTCAGGTCTTCAGTTGCCCAGCACG CTCCCAGGAAATCTTTTGGATATATACCACAGCCCTGGAATGGCAGCACCTACTTTCACTGTCAGCAACTCCTGCCCTGCTGATCTTCCAAAAGTTAAAAGAGAAATTACTG ATGCAGATAACAAAGCACTTATGAAAGAAAGGCAGAAAAAAGACAACCATAATCTTA TCGAGAGGAGGCGAAGATTCAACATCAATGACCGTATAAAGGAGTTGGGAACTTTGATACCCAAGTCAAGTGACCC CGAGATGCGCTGGAATAAAGGCACCATACTGAAAGCTTCCGTAGACTACATCAGGAAGTTGCAGAAGGAGCAGCAAAGAGCCAAGGATATTGAGATGCGTCAGAAAAAGCTGGAACATGCAAACCACAGTCTAATGTTACGCATCCAG GAACTGGAAATGCAGGCACGTCTTCACGGCCTGAGCTCCGACCCCTCTCTGCTGCATCAACAGCAGGTCCCACATAGTGGCCCGTCTCTGTCTCCCAGTGCAGGAGGAGTCTCCTCCCAAAACCTTCTAAATCTGGGCATGGCAGGCATTGGACAGCCTCTGCCAGCCTCCTTCCTGTCCCCGCCCTCCTCGGACTCTCCTGCAGGAGTCACCATCAGCAGCCCCCTGGACCTGGGCAGCCTGAGCTTTGCCGAGCTAGACGACACCTCTGCCTCTGCACTCTATCCTGACGTGGGCTTGGGAGACATTCTAATGGACGATGGGTGCACCCTGTCTCCAGAGAGGGCGGTGGAGCCGCTGTTTTCTCCTTTGTCACCAGGTGCCTCTAAAACCAGCAGTCGCAGCAGCAGCCTTGAAATGGACGAGGACTTGTGA
- the si:dkey-245f22.3 gene encoding myoD family inhibitor domain-containing protein 2, giving the protein MDGDDLCAAVLLACLFCHPLDCLLAMMRGCNECVWSLCSSLCGCEPRTLQPLLDITHHCDLCGCLGVRCLLCDCPACDICLQATECLDLALEFSQMLYH; this is encoded by the exons ATGGATGGTGATG ACCTTTGTGCTGCAGTCCTGTTGGCTTGCCTCTTCTGTCATCCGTTGGACTGTTTATTGGCCATGATGAGAGGATGTAACGAGTGTGTTTGGTCGCTTTGCTCATCGTTGTGCGGCTGCGAGCCCCGCACCCTGCAGCCTCTCTTAGACATCACCCACCACTGTGACCTCTGTGGGTGTCTGGGTGTTCGCTGCTTGCTGTGCGACTGTCCTGCCTGCGACATCTGCCTTCAGGCTACAGAGTGCCTGGACCTCGCTCTGGAATTCTCTCAAATGCTTTACCACTAA